The Blautia luti nucleotide sequence AGAATACCGTGATCAATAACATGGAACTGCCACAGCTTCTGACAAATGGTCTGCTCAACAATAATACAGCAGAGGTTTATCAGTATCTGGCAGTAACTACATTTTCGGACTATATTGCACAGTATCTGGCAAGGATGGTAGTGAACGGAATTTCTTTTATGATTTCCTTTGTTCTGGCAACTCTGCTGATCCGATGCATTACCTGGATGTTGAACCTGATCTCAAGACTCCCGATTATCAATGGGGTAAACAGGCTGGCAGGTGCATTTTTTGGAGCAGCCAAATATATCCTGGTATTATGGATCCTGTTTCTGGTCCTGACAGTGTTATGCAACACACAAATAGGTGAGCAGGGGCTGGCGCTGATCAGGAAAGATTATGTCCTGAATTATCTGTATAATAAAGATGTGCTGATAGAGATATTTATGAATGTATTCTATACAGCCTGAAAAAGAAACTGAAAAATGTAAAAAAATGTAAAAAAGTACTTGACGTAGAGATAAAACAATGATATGATTAATCCGCTTCTGAATGAGGCGGATTTTTTTTTGACATTTCAGTTGAACGCTGACGAAAAAGTTGAAAAAATTAAAAAAAGTTCTTGACAAAGCATTGAACTTATGATAAAGTAAACAAGCTGTCAACGAACAGTAACTCATGAAAAAAGAATTTGAAAAAACTTAAAAAAGTTCTTGACAAATGAAAATGAATGAGTTAAAATAAACAAGCTGTCGCAAGACAGATAACCTTGATAACTAAACAGTGAAACACATACGATTCTCGAAAATTCTTTACATTTTTAAGAACGGTTTGAAAAACCAAAAACAGTAAAACGAGAGATAGCTAGTTGTTATCTTGAGTGAATCAAACATTTTATCAGAGAGTTTGATCCTGGCTCAGGATGAACGCTGGCGGCGTGCTTAACACATGCAAGTCGAACGGGAAACCTTTTATTGAAGCTTCGGCAGATTTAGATTGTTTCTAGTGGCGGACGGGTGAGTAACGCGTGGGTAACCTGCCTTATACAGGGGGATAACAGTCAGAAATGACTGCTAATACCGCATAAGCGCACAGAGCTGCATGGCTCAGTGTGAAAAACTCCGGTGGTATAAGATGGACCCGCGTTGGATTAGCTAGTTGGTGGGGTAACGGCCCACCAAGGCGACGATCCATAGCCGGCCTGAGAGGGTGAACGGCCACATTGGGACTGAGACACGGCCCAGACTCCTACGGGAGGCAGCAGTGGGGAATATTGCACAATGGGGGAAACCCTGATGCAGCGACGCCGCGTGAAGGAAGAAGTATCTCGGTATGTAAACTTCTATCAGCAGGGAAGATAGTGACGGTACCTGACTAAGAAGCCCCGGCTAACTACGTGCCAGCAGCCGCGGTAATACGTAGGGGGCAAGCGTTATCCGGATTTACTGGGTGTAAAGGGAGCGTAGACGGTGTGGCAAGTCTGATGTGAAAGGCATGGGCTCAACCTGTGGACTGCATTGGAAACTGTCATACTTGAGTGCCGGAGGGGTAAGCGGAATTCCTAGTGTAGCGGTGAAATGCGTAGATATTAGGAGGAACACCAGTGGCGAAGGCGGCTTACTGGACGGTAACTGACGTTGAGGCTCGAAAGCGTGGGGAGCAAACAGGATTAGATACCCTGGTAGTCCACGCCGTAAACGATGAATACTAGGTGTCGGGGAGCATGGCTCTTCGGTGCCGTCGCAAACGCAGTAAGTATTCCACCTGGGGAGTACGTTCGCAAGAATGAAACTCAAAGGAATTGACGGGGACCCGCACAAGCGGTGGAGCATGTGGTTTAATTCGAAGCAACGCGAAGAACCTTACCAAATCTTGACATCCCTCTGACCGGTCTTTAATCGGACCTTTCCTTCGGGACAGGGGAGACAGGTGGTGCATGGTTGTCGTCAGCTCGTGTCGTGAGATGTTGGGTTAAGTCCCGCAACGAGCGCAACCCCTATCCTCAGTAGCCAGCAAGTTAAGTTGGGCACTCTGTGGAGACTGCCAGGGATAACCTGGAGGAAGGCGGGGATGACGTCAAATCATCATGCCCCTTATGATTTGGGCTACACACGTGCTACAATGGCGTAAACAAAGGGAAGCGAGATTGTGAGATGGAGCAAATCCCAAAAATAACGTCCCAGTTCGGACTGTAGTCTGCAACCCGACTACACGAAGCTGGAATCGCTAGTAATCGCGGATCAGAATGCCGCGGTGAATACGTTCCCGGGTCTTGTACACACCGCCCGTCACACCATGGGAGTCAGTAACGCCCGAAGTCAGTGACCTAACCGAAAGGGAGGAGCTGCCGAAGGCGGGACCGATGACTGGGGTGAAGTCGTAACAAGGTAGCCGTATCGGAAGGTGCGGCTGGATCACCTCCTTTCTAAGGTAAGATAAGTAGAAAATCAGATGTGTTTTACTGTTGAGTTATCAAGGAAAACTGAATAACAACATTTCTGGTAGCGATGCGCTTAGGGGAAACACCCGTTCCCATCCCGAACACGACGGTTAAGACCTAAGCGGCCGATGGTACTGCATTGGAGACGATGTGGGAGAGCAGGTGGCTGCCAGACCAAATGGGGATGTAGCTCAGTTGGGAGAGCACCTGCCTTGCAAGCAGGGGGTCGAGAGTTCGAATCTCTTCATCTCCACTGAAATCGGAAGATTTCAAGATGGGCTTATAGCTCAGCTGGTTAGAGCGCACGCCTGATAAGCGTGAGGTCGGTGGTTCGAGTCCACTTAAGCCCACTGGTTTAAATGAACCAGAACCCCGAAAAGTTCATATATAAGCATGAGCAATAGGGCAAAGGTCCACTTAAGCCCATTGGGTTTTAAGTAAAAGCCCAGATAATTGTACCTTGAAAACTGCATACATGAAATTTGATTAAAAGTTAATCAAATATCCTTGATACAAAACGTTAAACAAAAGATATGAGAGTATCTTTTGAAACGCAAGATAGGAAGACATCGATATATCTGTTATTAACAGAGTTATCAAACAATGAGAATCAAACGACCGCATCACCTACGCTAGGGTGATGAAGCGAAAGGTCAAGCAATAAGGGCACAGGGCGGATGCCTTGGCACTAAGAGCCGATGAAAGACGTGATAAGCTGCGATAAGCTTCGGGGAGGAGCAAATATCCATTGATCCGGAGATGTCTGAATGGGGAAACCCACATGAGCAAACCTCATGTATCCTACAGCCAATACATAACTGTAGGAAGGGAACCCGGGGAACTGAAACATCTAAGTACCCGGAGGAAAAGAAAGAAAACTCGATTCCGTAAGTAGCGGCGAGCGAACGCGGAGGAGCCTAAACCGGAATGCGTGCATTCCGGGGTTACGGACTGCATTTAAGATTCTTTGAAGCTAACAGAACGGTTTTGGGAAAGCCGGCCAGAGAGGGTGAAAGCCCCGTACGTGAAAGCTGATGAGACTGAGCAGGATCCAGAGTACCACGAGACACGTGGAACCTTGTGGGAAATCAGGGGGACCACCCCCTAAGGCTAAATACTACTTAGTGACCGATAGCGCATAGTACTGTGAAGGAAAGGTGAAAAGGACCCCGGGAGGGGAGTGAAAGAGAACCTGAAACCCTGTGTCTACAAGCTGTGGAAGCACTTTATATGTGCAACCGCGTACTTTTTGTAGAACGGTCCGGCGAGTTACGCTTACTGGCAAGGTTAAGCACTTCAGGTGCGGAGCCGTAGGGAAACCAAGTCTTAAGAGGGCCAGAGTCAGTAGGAGTAGACCCGAAACCGGGTGATCTATCCATGTCCAGGTTGAAGCTGCCGTAAGAGGTAGTGGAGGACCGAACCCACATCCGTTGAAAAGGGTGGGGATGAGGTGTGGATAGGGGAGAAATTCCAATCGAACCCGGAGATAGCTGGTTCTCCTCGAAATAGCTTTAGGGCTAGCCTCGATACAGATTTGCGGAGGTAGAGCACTGAATTTCCTAGGGGGCGTCAAAGCCTACCGAAGAATATCAAACTCCGAATGCCGCGTAATCGATTATCGGGAGTCAGACTGCACGAGATAAGTTGGGCGGTCAAAAGGGAAAGAGCCCAGACCTTCAGTTAAGGTCCCAAAGTGTGCGTTAAGTGGAAAAGGATGTGGGATTTCGAAGACAACCAGGATGTTGGCTCAGAAGCAGCCATCCATTCAAAGAGTGCGTAATAGCTCACTGGTCGAGAGGTCCTGCGCCGAAAATGTCCGGGGCTGAAACGCGCCACCGAAACTAAGGAACCGAAAGGTTGGTAGAGGAGCATTGCATGCGGGAAGAAGCAGTACCGAAAGGAGCTGTGGACTGCATGGAAGAGAGAATGCCGGAATGAGTAGCGAGATAGAGGTGGGAATCCTCTAGGCCGAATATCCAAGGTTTCCAGAGTAAAGCTGATCTGCTCTGGGTAAGTCGGGGCCTAAGGCGAGGACGAGAGTCGTAGCCGATGGACAACAGGTGGAGATTCCTGTACTGCGGTATGACAGAACTGTGGGGACACGTAAGGAAAGCGGAAGCCGGGGATGGATTGTCCCGGTGCAAGCGGGGTACCAGCCACTTTGGCAAATCCGGGTGGCAATGGGAAGCCGTGATGCGGAGTGAAATAAAGTAGCGAAGTCCGTGAGCCATGCGTCAAGAAAAGCCGCTATTGTTTATACCGTACCCGTACCGTAAACCGACACAGGTGGATGAGGAGAGAATCCTAAGGCCGGCGGAAGAAGCATTGTCAAGGAACTCGGCAAAATGGCCCCGTAACTTAGGGATAAGG carries:
- a CDS encoding CvpA family protein; this translates as MTLTWLGIVAAAGLAFSCWRSYRRGLIREVVSLLLVFFSMGVVWFINPYVNEFICENTSIYENVQENCRRFVEEKGNESSFVSGENQNTVINNMELPQLLTNGLLNNNTAEVYQYLAVTTFSDYIAQYLARMVVNGISFMISFVLATLLIRCITWMLNLISRLPIINGVNRLAGAFFGAAKYILVLWILFLVLTVLCNTQIGEQGLALIRKDYVLNYLYNKDVLIEIFMNVFYTA